GGCGGTGAGCCAGTTGGTCATGTAGCCGCCGTAGCTGCCCCCAGCCACCCCGACCCGCCCGCGGTCCAAGGGAAAGCGGGAGAGGGCCTCTTCCAAAAGCCCCAACAAATCTGCCTCGTCGATCTCGCCCCAGCGCCCGTCCAGCCGGGTGTAGTCCTGGCCGTAGCCGGTCGAACCCCGGGGGTTGCCGTAGACGACGGCGTAACCTGCAGCCCGGAAGATCTGAAGCTGGAGCATCGGGGCATTGCCGAAGGCGGTGTGTGGCCCACCGTGGATGTAGAGGATGGTGGGGTGCGGGCCTGCTCCTTCGGGGAGCAAGACCCAGCCCGGCACGCTATGCCCCTCTGGGCTCTGCCAGGCAATGGGTGTAGGGGTCGGTAGGGTACCCAGCCCTTCGGCATTGGGATCAAAGAGTACCTCGTCGCCTCGGGTGAGGCGGGCCGGATGGGTGAAGGACTCGGTGAGCGTATATAGCTCACCTCCACAAAAGGCATACGCCACCACGCTTTCCGAGTCCCCTTGCGCTTCGCTGACCTCCCCAGCCAAGGAGACTCGCAACAACCGGGCCGAGCCCTTATGGGTCTCCACCAGATAGATAGCCCCATCGGGGCCGAAACGGGGAGCTTGGAAATAACCCCCGTACCGGCAATCCGAGTTGATCGTGTTGCCGAACGCCCCCTCAGCCAATAGGACCGGTTCTCCCCCAAAAGCGCGGTGGTAGAGCCGAGGCTCGGTGGCGCCGCCAAATTCCCAGGCGTGGGCCAGGTAGACCAGGCCGCTTTCGTCCGGGGTCACCGCTAAGCCCGAGATGGGACCAACACCGCCGAATAGCTCCTGTACCTCTCCGGCTAAGCTGACCCGGTAACACCGCTGCTTCCAGGCCCACCGCTCCCGGGGCGTGCCCGAGGCCGTGAACACCAGAAAGTCTCCCCCTGGGCTCCAAGCGATCTCTTCGATGTCTTCGGGGTGTTGCGCCAGCAACCGGGTTTCCCCGCCCTGCCACAAGTAGAGCGCCCGGGGTGCTTGGGGCAGAAGGCCCCGCTGCTCGAACTTGAACGGCCAGGTCTGGTAGGCGCGCGGCTGGTCGGGTTTGGGGGCTTCATAATCGCCCCGGCTGAGAAGGGCGATCTTAGAACCATCCGGGCTCACCTTATAGCCCTCGAGCCCGGCCTTGAAGTGGGTGATCTGCTCTGGCTCCCCACCCTTGAGCGGTAGCCGAAAGAGTTGGGCCACCTTCTCCACTTTGCGGGTGAAGTAGATGAACTCCCCAGCCCACTGCGGGCTGCGCGCCTCGCTTTGGGTGAGCAGGCGAAGCCCATTATCCCAAATGGCCAGCCGGGGGCGGTATCTGGGGGGCTCGCTGCTGGTATTGGGGTTCTCGATGTCGGTCAGGACGAAGAGGGGCTTGGCGTGAGGGCCTTCGGTGAGATCGGAGAGGAAACGCAACCGGTAGAGGATCTCAGGTTTCACGCCGATACTTTACCCGAAAACTGACCCACTGGTCAGCCCGGTGGGAAACGCGGGATGGCCTCAATCCCGATTTCACCGAGGTAGCGTCACCGTATACACCAGGACGCGGGCTTGTCCGGGGTTTAGGTTGAAGCGCACCCGATACCCCTCAGGGGTCTTCTCCAGCCCTTGCCCTTCGAGCGTGAAAGGCCGGGGGAAGAACTCGCTGATCTCGACCTCGAGGGGATAAGCCTTGGGGTTCTTCACCGTGGTGGTCACGCGGAAGCTGTTTTGCGCCAGCTGCTCGATCTTGCGCTCAGCCTGTCCGTCGGGATCGGGGCCCAGCGAGAGGCGCACCGGGTTGCCCTTGGCGGTATCGGGCAGGGCGGCTTGTCCCACGAAGACCCCCTGGTCGCGGATGCTCACGATGCCCGCGGCCAGGTTCTCTGTAGCAGCGAAGCGGTAACCGCGTTGGAAACGGATCTCGCTAGCGGTAGTGAAGCCGCCCGCGTAGCTCCAGGTGTAGGTGGGCTGGACTCGAGCGCGGATAAAGGGTAGCTCGGTGAGGCCGGGCTCGAGGTTTACCTCCCCCGGCAGGCGGTAGCGGAAGGTGCCGCCTGACTCTCCGGAAAACTCTGCGTCGGCGGCCATCGAGCGCACCTCGGGCGCCGGGGCTGTAGCCGCCTTGGGTACGGGAATGCCGCCTTCCAAGAGGGGAACCGTTCCCGCCACCAACTCCACCTGGCGGAAGCGCTGGGGCGTTCCCAAGGAGTTGTGCAGGCTGGCCCAACCGGTGAGGTCGCCTCCTTCCAGGGTGTAACGCAGGCTCCAGGAGAGCCCCCGGGTCAGGTAGCTGAGGGTAGTCGGCCCTTGGCCTTGGTAACGGAAGACCACCTCGAGGCGGGGATTTTGGAAGCCCGAAGGGTCGGGGTAGGCCACCAAACCCGGCAGGCTGGTGAGGTAGTGCCCCTCGAACTGGAAGAGGGGTCTATCCGGATCCACCACTACTGCCTCGCGCCACTTTCCCTCCCAGTAAAAAGAGATCGCCTTGCCTTTGTAGGCTGCCAGTGGGTTGGGAGCATCCTGCAAAATAACCTGGCGGGATTGCTCGCTCAGGCCAAGGAGCTTGAGGGTTCCGGGCACCAAGGTCTCAAAGAGGCTTTCTCCAGGCTGCCAGCGCCACTCCCCCGCGGGTAGGGTCACCGGGGTCTTGACCTCGGCAAAGCCCCGATAAAAAGCAGCCTCCTGAGCTTGAACCGCTCCGATCAAAGTGGCAATTCCCAGGGTGAGAAGGGCTTTGTTCACGGGAGTAGTACATCACCCGCCGCGTAGAGCTGGGTGAGAGGGGCTTCACTAAAGGTTTACAAACCTCGAGCGCCCTTTGCTTGCGCCATCGCGGCTGGTTTAGGCTACCCGGCAGCGCCTTGGTCCTCCTGCCACGAACGCGATTGCCCAAAAAACCCCAGCCGGGGGGGCCGGGGTCGTCGGGCAAAGCCGCCTACAGGATGTCGTCCCGGATGCAAGCCTTGAAGTGCCCAGGTTCGACCTCGCGCAATTCCGGCACGACGGTGGCGCACTCCGCAACGGCGTAGCGGCAGCGGGTGCGGAACACGCAGCCCGAGGGCGGGTTGATGGGGCTGGGGATATCCCCTTGCAGCACGATGCGCTCGCGCTTGATGGTGGGATCGGGCATGGGGATGGCCGAGAGCAAGGCCTCGGTGTAGGGGTGCTTGGGATTGGCGTATAGCTGCTTGGACGTGGCCAGCTCCATGATGCGGCCCAGGTACATCACCGCGATGCGGTCGGAGATGTACTCCACCACCGCCAGGTCGTGAGCGATGAAGAGCACGGTGAGGCCGAACTGCTCCTTCAGGTCCTGCAGCAGGTTGACCACCTGGGCCTGAATCGAGACGTCCAACGCCGAAACCGGCTCGTCAGCCACGACGAACTCCGGCTCTACGGCTAGGGCCCGGGCGATGCCGATGCGCTGGCGCTGGCCGCCGGAGAACTCGTGGGGGTAGCGGCGCACGTGATCGGGCGAGAGGCCCACGGTGCGGAGCAAGTTGGCGACCCGCTCCTGCCGCTCTTGCGGGGTGCCGATCCCGTGAATCACCAAAGGCTCGGCGATGATGTCGCCCACGGTCATGCGGGGGTTTAAGGAGGCGAAGGGATCCTGGAAGACGATTTGCATCTTGCGGCGGTAGGGCCGCAGCTGCGCTTTGGAAAGGGTGGTGATCTCTTGGCCGTTGAACTTGATCGAGCCCTCGGTGGGTTCGATCAGGCGCAAAATGGTGCGGCCTACCGTGGTCTTGCCGGAACCGGACTCCCCCACCAGGCCCAACACCTCGCCCTTTTTGACGCTGAAGCTCACCCCGTTGATGGCCTTGACGTTGGCCACCACCCGCGAGAGGATGCCGCCCCGGATGGGGAACCACTTTTTTAAGTCCTTGACCTCGAGCAGGTTGGTACTTTTGCCTTCGGTACGAGGAGCGCTAGGAGCAGGGCTAGGGTTCACGCCAGCACCTCCTGTTGAATCTCGGCCCAGCGTACGCAGCGCACCATGTGCCCGCCCCCGGCGTCTTCGAGGGGAGGGATCTGCTGGTCGCAGCGACCAGCCTGAAAGTACTTGCAGCGGGGGTGGAAGGCGCACCCAGCGGGCATATGGAGGGGGTTAGGCACGTTGCCGGGGATGGCCTCGAGGCGCTCCTTATGCTCGGCGGCGCGGTCCAAGCGGGGGATGGAGTTCAACAGGCCCATCGTATAGGGCATCAGCGGCTTCTTGAAGGTAGTGACCACGTCGGCCTCTTCCACCGCCCGGCCTCCGTACATCACCACCACCCGGTCGGCCATCTCGGCCACCACCCCCAAGTTATGGGTGATGAACAGGATGCTCATGCCGATCTCGTCCTGGAGCTTTTTCATGAGTTCCAGGATCTGCGCTTGGATGGTCACATCGAGCGCGGTGGTGGGCTCGTCGGCGATCAGCAACGAGGGGTTGCAGGAAAGCGCCATGGCGATCATGACCCGCTGGCGCATCCCCCCCGACATCTGGTGGGGGTAGTTGGAAAGGCGTTTTTTGGGTTCGGGGATGCCCACCAGATCGAGCATATCCGCCGCCATCTCCAAGGCCTCTTTTTTGCTCTTGCCCTGGTGCAGCACGATGGCCTCGGCGATCTGGTCGCCCACCGTGTAGACCGGGTTCAAAGAGGTCATGGGCTCCTGGAAGATCATGGCGATGTCATTGCCGCGGATCTTGCGCATCTCCGCCTCGGAGAGCTTGGTGAGGTCCTTGACCACCTTGTCCTTGCCCCGGAAGAGGATCTCTCCGCCTACGATCTTACCCGGAGGCATCGGGATCAAGCGCATCGTGGCCAAGCTGGTCACGCTCTTGCCTGAGCCACTCTCGCCCACCACGGCCAAGGTCTCCCCCTTGTCGATGTGGAAGGAGACTCCGTCTACCGCCTTCACCACACCATCGTCGGTGAAGAAGTGAACTTTGAGGTCTTTGACCTCGAGGAGGCGTTTTTCGTCCATTCGTTCTACTCCGGCTTCTATACTAATCCGCACCTCGGCGTATTCGCTAGCGCCTCGAGCGCGGGTCCAGGGCGTCGCGCAGCCCGTCACCCAACAAGTTATACGCCAAAACCGCGACCAGGATAAAGAGGCCGGGGATCAAAAGCCAGGGCCGCTCGGTAAAAGCGATGATCCCGGTCTGCTGGGCTTTGGACAGCAGCAATCCCCAAGAAGAGGCGGGTTCTTGGATGCCCAGCCCCAAGAAGGAAAGCCCCGACTCCCCCAGGATGAAGCTGGGAATCGAGAGGGTAACGATCACGATGAGGTAGGTGAAGGTTCCGGGCAGGATGTGCCGGGTTAGCGTACGGGCATCGGAAGCCCCCAGGGCCTGAGCGGCTTGGGCATACTCCATCTCCCGTAGCTGCAACACCTGGCTGCGCACCGTGCGGGCCAAGCCACCCCAGTTGACAAAGGAGAGGATCGAAACCACCAGCATGAAGCGGGTGGCGGGGGGAATGTCCTGCGGAATCAGCACCGAGAGGGTGATGAGCAAGAAGAGGTCAGGGATGGCCGCCAGCACCTCGGTAGTGCGCATGATCAGGGTGTCCAAATCCAGCTTCACCGTCTGCCAGATGAGGAAGTAGCCGATGGCTACTAGCAGAATTACCCCAGCAGCCCCCGCCAGGATGGCCTCGAGCCCTTGGCTGGTCTGCAAAAATCCCTGCAGGGTGATCCACAACAGCCAGGCCAATCCCAGCCAGACCAACGTCCAACCTAGGGCCTTGAGCCAGGCCACAAGCGGAGGTCCTCGCCTGAGATAGCGGCGAAACTCTGGGCTAGCCAAGCCTATGCTGAGGGTGATCGGCTTTCCGGCGTAGAGCCCGGCGATCCCCCCGAAAAACACCCCGATGATGAGGGCCAAGCCGGTGGCGAAAATCCCCACCGTGAGGGAGACCCGTGCTCCAAACCAGATGCGCCCCCACAGATCCCGGCCAAAATCATCGGTACCCCAGAGGAACAGGTGGGCTTGTTCGCTCACCAGCCAGTCGCCCCCCATGAGCCGTAAGTTGGCCGGGATGAAGCCCAGGAATTTGTACGGCTCCCCGCGTACAAAGAAGTAGATCGGATAGCGGCCCTTGCTACAGTCGGTAATCACCTCCACCCGGAAGGTCTCGAGGTTCCTCCTGCGCTCGCTGGGGCAGACGTAGGGGCGGGTTAGCCTGCCATCGGTATCGCGCCAAAAAATGTGGGTTGGAGGCGCATAGCTGAACTGGCGGAAGCTCTTGCTCTCCGGGTAAGGGGCGAGAAAATCCGCGAATAGGGCCCCCAAATACAGCAGCAAGAGCACCACCCCTCCCAGCCGGGCCAGAGGGTGGCGGCGGAAACGCCGCCAGGCCATCTGGAAAAAGCTCTCGCTCTTCCCCATGCCTTCGCGAAGCTCGATTTTTCCGGTCATGGGCGCTCCTAGTTGTAGCGAATCCTGGGGTCCACCCAGGCCAAGAGGAGGTCAGAGAGCAAGTTGCCCAGCATCAGTAAGATGGTGGTGACAGTGATAAACCCCATAACCAGGTAAAGGTCTACCGCTGAGATGGCATCGAGCAGCATTGGCGTGATCCCCGGCCAGGCCATCACCACCTCGATCAACCCGGCCCCGCCGATGAGGGCCGGGAGCAGGAACCCGATCCCCGCCACGATCGGAATCACCGCATTGCGCAGGGCGTGCTTGTAGATAGCGACCCGCTCGGTCACCCCCTTGGCCCGGGCGGTGCGGATGTAGTCTTGGGAGAGCACCTCGAGCATCTGCCCGCGCATCACCCGTATGAGCCCAGCCGTTCCGGTGGTGGCCAGCACCAGTACCACCGGTAGAGCGTGCCACAGCACATCCAGGGTGCGCTGCCACCAGGGGGCCTGCAAGTACGGCACCCCGCCCACGAACTCCGAGGTCATGCCGCCGATGGGCAAGATCTTCATCCCGGTGGTGTCGTTGAGCCATACGGCGACAAAAAGCATAATCAAGGCGAAGAAAAAGTTGGGGATGGCCACCCCGATAAAGGCCAGCACCGTGAGGATGCGATCCCCGATCGAATACTGCCGCACGGCCGAGTATACCCCCACCGGGACGGCGACCAGATAGATGAGCAAGGTGGAGAGCACCACCAGCACCATCGAGTTGAGGATACGGGGCCAGATTACCTTCCAGACATCGGCCTTGTAGGAAAGCGAGAGCCCCAGTTTTCCTTGCAGTATCCCTGAGACCCACTTGGCGTACTGCACCATCCAGGGCTGGTCGAGGGCGAACTCCCGCCGCAAGGAGGCGATGGATTCCCGGGTTTGGGTGGGGTCTAGCTCGAGGCGGGTGACGAAATCCCCCGGCGCCAGCTGGATGATGATAAACGCCAGCAGCGTAGCCCCGAAAAAGGTCGGAACGAGCTGAAGCAAGCGTCGAACGATATAGCTCCACATAGTGACTTCCAAGCCGAAGGGGGCGAGCGGCCAGCCCGCCCCCTGCAACGGAGCGCTTTAGTCTTTGGTGAAGACCGTTTCGATGTAGGGGTACTGCCCGACGATGGCGTTGATCTCTTCCTTGGGGAAGAGGCCGCCGACGCGGTTGAGGCGGGCCGGGTTATAGGCCGGAGCCACGGTGTAGATGAGCGGCAAGTTCTCCGCTACCACCTTCTGGAACTGCACGTAGATCTCGCGCCGCTTGGCCGGATCGAGGGTGGTGGCCCCTTGCTTCATCAGCTTGTCGATGAGGACTTCAAACGGCTCGGTGCGGGCTGGGTTCTTGCCGTTTACCCCCTGGTTCCAAGCGTGGAGCGAGCCGTTGAGTTCCCACACGTTGCGGCTGAAAGCGGGCTCGATGCCGCCGGTGAGGCCGATGAGGATGGCATCGAAGTCGCGGGTACCGTCGGCTGCGGGGCTGGTGAGCTGGCGCACCAGCTCGTTGAAGTCGATGGGGCGGTAGTTAACCTTGACCCCGACCTTCCTGGCCTCATCGGCGAAGATCTGGGCGATCCGCTCGCGCAGGGTGTTGCCCTGGTTGGTGGCCAGGTTGAACTCGAGCACCTGCCCCTGGGCATTCACCAGGAAGCCGTCCTTGTTCTTGGTGCGGAAGCCGAGCTCGGCCAGGAGTTGGGTGGCCTTTTGCGGGCTGAACTCGTACTTGGCCACGTCGTCGGTGAAGAACTGCTTGACGGGGATCGAGATGGGGCCCCACTGCGGCTTACCCAGCCCGCCCTGGGCCACTTCGATCATGGACTTCTTGTCCATCAGGTAAGCCATGGCCCTTCTGAACTTCACCTGGCGGAAGAGGTTGGCCTTGAAGGAGTCCTTGTTGTTCCAGTTGAAGACGATGAAGTTGGTGCCAGTGGTCACGTCGGCGTTGGGGAAGATCTGGCCATTGAGGCGGCCTGAGCGGATGCGCTCGAGCACCTGGGCCACCTTGTCGCCGTCGGGGGCGGCGTAGAGGTCGGTGTCCCCACCCAGGAAGCGGGCCAATTGGGCTTCGGTGTTGGAGACGATCTGGAAGGTCCAGCGCTCGAGGTAGGCTACCGGGTTAGCCTTCTCGTCGGTGCCCCAGTAGTTGGGGTTACGCTTCAGCACCACCCGCTCGCCCTTGGCGTACTGGTCGAGGGTAAAGGGGCCACCCACCACGATCTGGGCAGGCGGGGTATCCAGGTTGTAGAGCGCTTGCAGCTTCTCCGGCCCCTGGCGGTAAGCCGGGCCGAAGATGTGCTCGGGGGCGATGAGCCAGCCCTGGATCAAAGCCGGGGCGTAGGGCTTGGGGAAGTCCGCGCGCACCGTGTACTGGTCCACCTTGCTCCACTTGATCGGCTGGCCGTCGAGGACGAAGCTCGAGCGGCTGTTGGAGTTCACCTTGGGGTCGGCGTGGACGGTGGCGCTAAAAATTACATCGTCGGCATCGATGGGCTGTCCATCCGACCACTTGGCCCCCTGGCGCAGCTTGAAGATCACCGTGAGCCCGTTGTTGCGTACCTCCCAGGAGGTGGCCAGGTACCCCTCTGGCTGTAGGGTATAGGGATTGTAGCCGGTGAGGTAAGGGAAGAAGTTGTTGATGATGTCAGTGGACGAAGTCTCCCGCGCCACGAAGGGGTTGAAGGTGCGGGGGTCGGAGATCGAAGAGATGCGGAGCGATCCACCCTGCTTTCCCACCTCGGTGCCCTTGAACACCTTAGGCTGCGCCAGGGCTAACCCCGCCAGCGCCAGCATGCCCAGAACAAAAAGTTTTTTCATGCACTCCTCCTGCATTTTTATCCAACAAGTCTAGCGGCTTGGGAATGGGACATTCGCGCAGCTAGCTTTGGACTCCGGTTCAAGGTATCGAGCTATCCATGCTGTTGTCAAGGGTTGGCCAGCCGCCATTCGTTGGGCTTGCATCCACCTAATGGTGGACTATGGGCCGAAGCCTGGGAAAAAAAGCCGGTGCCCTTCAAGGCACCGGCTGAACCTCAGCACCCCGACTTTAGCGCGGCAGACGGCCCAACAGCCAGGCCAGCACCACGAAGGCGATTCCCAGCCCCGCGGTGATGCGGTATAGGCCGCCGGTAACCCCGCGCGCCTGGAACAGGTCGCTCGCGCCCCCCAGAAGGTCGCCCCCGGTCTGTTTGGGCTCCTGGGCGAGCACGAAATACACCAAACCCGCCGCTATCAGCAGGTAAAGAACCAGGAGAAGGTTGTAGACAATTTCCATCGATCCTCCGAACCCGGGCCACCGGCCCGGCTTATGCGCCTTGGTGCCGGGAGGGGGACTCGAACCCCCATGGCTGCTAACCGCTCGATTTTGAGACCATCTCCAGAGCCGAAGACCATAAAAAACCCGTCCAGGACACAACCGGTTCACTCCACGGCACCGGGTGGTGCGACCATCATACCCTGAAGGTCTGTCTTAGCACAATAGCAAGCGTTTGCTAAGTTGTCAGAAACACCGTCCAGGACGATGTTTCTAAGCGCTCGGTGTGATAAAATTGGGCCATGACGGTCCGGGGCGACCAAAGGGGTCATCAAGGCCCGCCTGAGCGGGCACGGCGGCTATTCCGCCGCCAGCAAAGGGTGGGGAAAACCCGGGAGAGGATTCCCTTCCTGCCACCCTTACCCCCACACCTTCGCGGACCGATTTGGGGCGAGTATAAGAAGGCCCTTGATCAGCACAAGGCCGTGCAAGCCCACCTAGCCCGGCGAGGGCTGGCCACGGTGGCCGAGCGGGCTTTGCACTCCATTCACCGGTGGTTTTGGCGCACCGTGGCAGAGGCGGTTCGGGGGGTAGCCCTGGAGCTGTTTTTACTTTTTCTGGCAGCCCTTTTTCAGATAAAGCCCACCCCCTCCACACCCGTCGATGAGAGACCCCTCAGCCGTGCCCCTCCGGGGTTTCTGAGCGTAGTTTTTCCGTCAGCTCCGAATGCCGTTCGGGGTCGGTAGGCTTTTCGGCTTTCGGGCTTACTGGACCCCGGCTATGGCCGGGGGTGTTCGGAGAGCAAAAACATGAACAAGGATCAGGATCATAAAAAACTGATAAAGGTCACAGAGGCGGCCAAGCAGTTGGGGGTTTCCCGGCAAACTCTTGCTCGCTGGATTCGGCAGGGGTGGATTCCTGCCGTGCAGATCGGCGATAGGTTCAGGGTTTCTGCTGAGGTGATCGAGGAGCTTCTCGACAAGGCCAAAAAGGTGCCCACCCCCCAGGCCGAGGAGGTGGGCTAACGTGGGGCAGACTCTACCAGAGGTGATGGAGGTGAGCAACTGCCCCTCCAGTCTAGCGCAAAAGCGCCGCTGGGTGGTATGGCGCTACGTGGAGCGGGACGGCAAGCAGACCAAGGTCCCTTTCCAGCCCGACGAAAAGCCCGCCAGGAGCAACGACCCCACCACCTGGCACACCCTGGAGGAGTGCCGGAAGGCCCTCCAGGGTGGCCGGTTCGACGGCTTGGGCTTTGTGCTGGGGGACGGTATCACCGGAATCGACCTCGATTGGAAGGAATATCCCGGTGAGGGTGTCCCGACCGAAGCCCGGACCATCGTGGACCGGCTCGACTCTTACGTGGAGTGGTCACCCTCCGGCAAGGGCTGCCACATCCTGTTGCACGGCAAGCTGCCCGAAGGGTGCCGCAACCGAAAAAAGCTAGCCCCCGGTGTGGAGTTGGAAGTTTATGACAAGGGCAGGTTTTTTACCTTCACAGCCGAGCACTGGGAAGGCTACCCCGACGATCTCCAGGAGTGCCAGGCCGAGCTAGAGGCTTTGCTAGCCGACTTGGGGGTGTTGTCCACAACACCAGCACCCCACCCTGTGGCGCTGGACGACCAGGCCCTGCTAGAAAAGATGTTCCAAGCCGAGAACGGGGCCAAC
The genomic region above belongs to Meiothermus sp. Pnk-1 and contains:
- a CDS encoding S9 family peptidase, with the protein product MKPEILYRLRFLSDLTEGPHAKPLFVLTDIENPNTSSEPPRYRPRLAIWDNGLRLLTQSEARSPQWAGEFIYFTRKVEKVAQLFRLPLKGGEPEQITHFKAGLEGYKVSPDGSKIALLSRGDYEAPKPDQPRAYQTWPFKFEQRGLLPQAPRALYLWQGGETRLLAQHPEDIEEIAWSPGGDFLVFTASGTPRERWAWKQRCYRVSLAGEVQELFGGVGPISGLAVTPDESGLVYLAHAWEFGGATEPRLYHRAFGGEPVLLAEGAFGNTINSDCRYGGYFQAPRFGPDGAIYLVETHKGSARLLRVSLAGEVSEAQGDSESVVAYAFCGGELYTLTESFTHPARLTRGDEVLFDPNAEGLGTLPTPTPIAWQSPEGHSVPGWVLLPEGAGPHPTILYIHGGPHTAFGNAPMLQLQIFRAAGYAVVYGNPRGSTGYGQDYTRLDGRWGEIDEADLLGLLEEALSRFPLDRGRVGVAGGSYGGYMTNWLTARQPERFKAAVTDRSICNWTSFFGASDIGPRFTWLQLGATPWERPEVLWQKSPLRLVHQVKTPTLVVHSEQDHRCPIDQGETWYTALLHLGIPTRFFRVPEEGHELSRSGRPDRRVARLEAYLEWWGSYLR
- a CDS encoding DUF4139 domain-containing protein, with translation MNKALLTLGIATLIGAVQAQEAAFYRGFAEVKTPVTLPAGEWRWQPGESLFETLVPGTLKLLGLSEQSRQVILQDAPNPLAAYKGKAISFYWEGKWREAVVVDPDRPLFQFEGHYLTSLPGLVAYPDPSGFQNPRLEVVFRYQGQGPTTLSYLTRGLSWSLRYTLEGGDLTGWASLHNSLGTPQRFRQVELVAGTVPLLEGGIPVPKAATAPAPEVRSMAADAEFSGESGGTFRYRLPGEVNLEPGLTELPFIRARVQPTYTWSYAGGFTTASEIRFQRGYRFAATENLAAGIVSIRDQGVFVGQAALPDTAKGNPVRLSLGPDPDGQAERKIEQLAQNSFRVTTTVKNPKAYPLEVEISEFFPRPFTLEGQGLEKTPEGYRVRFNLNPGQARVLVYTVTLPR
- a CDS encoding ABC transporter ATP-binding protein; this translates as MNPSPAPSAPRTEGKSTNLLEVKDLKKWFPIRGGILSRVVANVKAINGVSFSVKKGEVLGLVGESGSGKTTVGRTILRLIEPTEGSIKFNGQEITTLSKAQLRPYRRKMQIVFQDPFASLNPRMTVGDIIAEPLVIHGIGTPQERQERVANLLRTVGLSPDHVRRYPHEFSGGQRQRIGIARALAVEPEFVVADEPVSALDVSIQAQVVNLLQDLKEQFGLTVLFIAHDLAVVEYISDRIAVMYLGRIMELATSKQLYANPKHPYTEALLSAIPMPDPTIKRERIVLQGDIPSPINPPSGCVFRTRCRYAVAECATVVPELREVEPGHFKACIRDDIL
- a CDS encoding ABC transporter ATP-binding protein — translated: MDEKRLLEVKDLKVHFFTDDGVVKAVDGVSFHIDKGETLAVVGESGSGKSVTSLATMRLIPMPPGKIVGGEILFRGKDKVVKDLTKLSEAEMRKIRGNDIAMIFQEPMTSLNPVYTVGDQIAEAIVLHQGKSKKEALEMAADMLDLVGIPEPKKRLSNYPHQMSGGMRQRVMIAMALSCNPSLLIADEPTTALDVTIQAQILELMKKLQDEIGMSILFITHNLGVVAEMADRVVVMYGGRAVEEADVVTTFKKPLMPYTMGLLNSIPRLDRAAEHKERLEAIPGNVPNPLHMPAGCAFHPRCKYFQAGRCDQQIPPLEDAGGGHMVRCVRWAEIQQEVLA
- a CDS encoding ABC transporter permease — its product is MTGKIELREGMGKSESFFQMAWRRFRRHPLARLGGVVLLLLYLGALFADFLAPYPESKSFRQFSYAPPTHIFWRDTDGRLTRPYVCPSERRRNLETFRVEVITDCSKGRYPIYFFVRGEPYKFLGFIPANLRLMGGDWLVSEQAHLFLWGTDDFGRDLWGRIWFGARVSLTVGIFATGLALIIGVFFGGIAGLYAGKPITLSIGLASPEFRRYLRRGPPLVAWLKALGWTLVWLGLAWLLWITLQGFLQTSQGLEAILAGAAGVILLVAIGYFLIWQTVKLDLDTLIMRTTEVLAAIPDLFLLITLSVLIPQDIPPATRFMLVVSILSFVNWGGLARTVRSQVLQLREMEYAQAAQALGASDARTLTRHILPGTFTYLIVIVTLSIPSFILGESGLSFLGLGIQEPASSWGLLLSKAQQTGIIAFTERPWLLIPGLFILVAVLAYNLLGDGLRDALDPRSRR
- a CDS encoding ABC transporter permease — translated: MWSYIVRRLLQLVPTFFGATLLAFIIIQLAPGDFVTRLELDPTQTRESIASLRREFALDQPWMVQYAKWVSGILQGKLGLSLSYKADVWKVIWPRILNSMVLVVLSTLLIYLVAVPVGVYSAVRQYSIGDRILTVLAFIGVAIPNFFFALIMLFVAVWLNDTTGMKILPIGGMTSEFVGGVPYLQAPWWQRTLDVLWHALPVVLVLATTGTAGLIRVMRGQMLEVLSQDYIRTARAKGVTERVAIYKHALRNAVIPIVAGIGFLLPALIGGAGLIEVVMAWPGITPMLLDAISAVDLYLVMGFITVTTILLMLGNLLSDLLLAWVDPRIRYN
- a CDS encoding ABC transporter substrate-binding protein; the encoded protein is MKKLFVLGMLALAGLALAQPKVFKGTEVGKQGGSLRISSISDPRTFNPFVARETSSTDIINNFFPYLTGYNPYTLQPEGYLATSWEVRNNGLTVIFKLRQGAKWSDGQPIDADDVIFSATVHADPKVNSNSRSSFVLDGQPIKWSKVDQYTVRADFPKPYAPALIQGWLIAPEHIFGPAYRQGPEKLQALYNLDTPPAQIVVGGPFTLDQYAKGERVVLKRNPNYWGTDEKANPVAYLERWTFQIVSNTEAQLARFLGGDTDLYAAPDGDKVAQVLERIRSGRLNGQIFPNADVTTGTNFIVFNWNNKDSFKANLFRQVKFRRAMAYLMDKKSMIEVAQGGLGKPQWGPISIPVKQFFTDDVAKYEFSPQKATQLLAELGFRTKNKDGFLVNAQGQVLEFNLATNQGNTLRERIAQIFADEARKVGVKVNYRPIDFNELVRQLTSPAADGTRDFDAILIGLTGGIEPAFSRNVWELNGSLHAWNQGVNGKNPARTEPFEVLIDKLMKQGATTLDPAKRREIYVQFQKVVAENLPLIYTVAPAYNPARLNRVGGLFPKEEINAIVGQYPYIETVFTKD
- the secG gene encoding preprotein translocase subunit SecG yields the protein MEIVYNLLLVLYLLIAAGLVYFVLAQEPKQTGGDLLGGASDLFQARGVTGGLYRITAGLGIAFVVLAWLLGRLPR
- a CDS encoding helix-turn-helix domain-containing protein — protein: MNKDQDHKKLIKVTEAAKQLGVSRQTLARWIRQGWIPAVQIGDRFRVSAEVIEELLDKAKKVPTPQAEEVG